In Lolium rigidum isolate FL_2022 chromosome 3, APGP_CSIRO_Lrig_0.1, whole genome shotgun sequence, the genomic window TGTCATGATTCTGTCATGCTGTCTTCCGTCACTGGGCGCAGTTATGGTTTCTGGTCTTGTTCTGGACTCCTGATCAAGAAAATTGAGGGTTAGATAATGGTACACAATTGATGTTTTGATAAAACTGTATTTAGTCAGGGTCCCTAAAGTTTTCATTTAAACCCTGAGGGCCATTATTGTTATCTGCTAGACTGTGACTTTGAGATGCAGTGGAGGGGCCTGCTTACATCTCAGTGGCCGAAAATCTCTTTTTACAGGCAACGACACCTACTGAAGTGACGTCAGGCATGTGCTGACTATTTTTTTTACAAATGTGAAACATATTTAAAATATAACTGAAACACgaatatttttgtgaaacaatTGTAGTGACATCATCAATGATGTCATCAGTTTTACTTTTTGTTGGCTGTTTCACAATGTTTTTCAtgtatcattttatttttataaaagtttcacttgtgtttcaattattagttttatagTAGACAAATATTAAAagcctcaccaatctcaaagcaaaGAATTGAAGATAGCGTAGAGTCCATTTTGATTGTGGTATGGTTATGCTCAACATAAACAATTGCTTTTTCATCGTTCGCACCTGTGCAAGAAGAAACACAAATATAATATCACGCTGCGCCCGGAGGTCACGGCGCAGATCACGGCGGCCGCGTTGCGTGTCCGGGAGAGGAGCATGGCATGCTCGGCGGCGTCGAGTTCCGCCTTCGCGTTATGTCGTGGCGACGCGTTCGAGGAGGAGtcgtgttgagatacatatccttgcatatctggatgtgtatcttctgtagttatgtatagcgatacatatctttgtatttattattgggcccgcctccttccttgtatagtcgaggacgtggcctatatatgtaacgccatatgcacccaatcaatacatttGTGAGTTGCATCtcattctacatggtatcagacacctactgttcctaacctagccgccgcgcccATCTCTTCCCGCGCGCGCCCCACCctccaaccctagcgccgccgcccttgTGCCGCCGTCGCGTGTGCCCCTcctcacgccgcgccgccgccgcacctgcaGCCTTCGCCGCGCCTCCCTCCCCAACCCCGCGCCGTCGCCATCCCCCGCGCGCGCGTCATCATGTCGTCGGTCTCCAACGACAGCAACCCCTTCGCCTCCAACCCATGGACGGGGCTCATCCACGCCTACAACATGCCGGTGCCGCGCCCGCCAACTCACCAGGCGCACTTCACCGCGACACCGCCCTACGCCCCGGCCTTCACCGCCACGTTGCCGTCTTACGCCCCGGCCTACCACGccgcgcccgcacctggctcttaCGCCGGTGGCGGCAACTGGTTTATGGATACGGGCGCCTCGTCTCACATGGCCGCTCACCGGGTAACCTTTCCCATTCCTTTCCCACTTCCACCGAGTCTCGCATCATTGTCGGTAACGGTGCCGGTTTTCCTATTTCTCACTTTGGTTCTGCTAATTTTCCATCTATTTCTAAACCACTGTCTCTCAATAATGTCCTTGTGTCTCCCCAGCTTATTCAGAATTTAGTCTCTGttaaaactctttctcgtgaCAACTCGTGATCGttgaatttgacgcttttggtttttacgttaaggacgcccgcacccggatggtactccatcgatgtgagagccccggcgatttgtatccggtgatgtcgccttccacccccggcgccgcacctcgtgctctctccgcaggcgttgatctttggcatgctcgtcttggacATCCCAGTGCCAACACGCTTCACCAAATAATGAGGGGTTTTTCGTTTTCATCTACTAAACAGTCTTCCCATAGTTGTGAAGCGTGTCGTCTTGGTAAACACGTTCGTCTTCCTTTTAGTCAGTCTTCCACTGTTGCGTCTTTTCCTTTTGAGTTAATTCATTGTGATGtatggacctctccaatcccgagtaattctggtcttctttattacctagttattcttgatgatttttctcattttgtgtggacgtttcccctccgtaaaaagtccgatgtcgccaccactctcacagccttctacgcctatgtttccacccggttcggtcgccccatccacgcccTACAAGCCGACAACGGAAAAGAGTTTGACAATGTCGCCGTCCGCACCCTACTCTCCTCTCACGGCACTATTTTCCGTCTAACCTGTCCATACACGTCCCAACAAAACGGCCGCGCCGAGCGTATCCTCCGCACCCTCAACGACCGCGTCCGCACACTCCTATTCCACAGCCATGTTCCCCCCACCTTTGGCCCGACGCAttagccaccgccaccctccttgtcaaccttcgtccgtgtcgtccccgctggaactatgcacctcatcacctcctttacggttcccctccatcctacgacggtcttcggattttcggttgtcgttgttatcctagtatcgccgccaccactcctcataaactcgcccctcgttctgaaggagatatgccctagaggcaataataaagtggttattatttatatctttatgtttatgatatatgtttatatatcatgctataattgtattaaccgaaacattagtacatgtgtgatatgtagacaaacaaagagtccctagtatgcctcttaactagcttgttgattaatggatgattagtttcataatcatgaacattggatgttattaataacaaggttatatcattgtatgaatgatgtaatggacacacccaattaagcgtagcataagatctcgtcattaagttatttgctataagctttcgatacatagttacctagtccttatgaccatgagatcatgtaaatcacttataccggaaaggtactttgattacatcaaacgcccactgcgtaaatgggtggttataaaggtgggattaagtatccggaaagtatgagttgaggcatatggatcaacgagtgggatttgtccatcccgatgacggatagatatactctgggccctctcggtggaatgtcgtctaatgtcttgcaagcatatgaataagttcataagagaccacataccacggtacgagtaaagagtacttgtcggagacgaggttgaacaagNNNNNNNNNNNNNNNNNNNNNNNNNNNNNNNNNNNNNNNNNNNNNNNNNNNNNNNNNNNNNNNNNNNNNNNNNNNNNNNNNNNNNNNNNNNNNNNNNNNNCATAGCCCCTGCTCAcccccccttgtctccgtccctgaCTGAACGAGTTGTATGCATGCAAACAACTGTCGCGTTTTTCATCCACATGCGGTGATCAACTCGATGGCACAACATTATCTATGAGTGCTGGTACGTTTCCTATGGTGGCTCACTTGTACGCATGTGAGAAATATGTGTGAAGACAATCAGAGCTTTCTTTGCAGGTACAAAGAAAAAGGTGCAAAAAAAATAATACATGCAAAATTCATCCAGTTTATTCAATACCATATGCATGGCATCAGTTTACATTTATGCGTGAGAAAGATGTGTCAGTAAGACACAATTTTCGCAAATTTGATGAACTGTAATACAATTTTGAGTGAAAACTAGGAGGTTCATTTGTTGTAACGATTGATTTTTAACGTGCAAAGCACGTGAAGCTGACTAGTATCTTTAGTAATGTGATATCCTAAATATATGGTGAGAGGGATTGTATTAAAAGATGATTTTTTAGAGGAGGTAAAGCCttttttcatctttctctttACTCCACTCAATATTTAtcgggaaaatttgctacagaaCACCGTTATTTTCAGGCGTTTGCTAAAACACACTGCTCAATTGTGTTTTTGCCAGATACCATTACAATTTcgtggcacatttgccagaacacaccacctagccAAAAATGAAAAGTTTTGCACTTTTACCTAGGATGACTGGTTTTGAAGATAAAATGCAAAACTTTCTGTTTTTggctaggtggtgtgttctggcaaatgtacCACCGAATTGTAATGGTATCTGGCAAAGATACAATCGgacggtgtgttttggcaaataaCGGTGTCTTGTAGCAAATTTTTCCTTTTATTTATCCTATATGTGGCATACAATtgactctgttgaccagccactaggCACCGACCCCCGAAGGAGAGAACAGAGGCAAAGACAGGGGCTGGCGGCGGGTCACTGGATTCTCTTCCTTCCCCTGCAGAGCAGCGTCGTCCGTGCCTCAAGTTGGCGAGCCGGCGACAATTCCGGGCGGAGTCCGACGTGCTACGCGCTCCCCTGCCGCCGCGCTCTCCCCGCTTCCCCGAGGGGCCCCGACCCACCACATCGAGCGCGAATAGCATGGGAAGCAGcgggggaggcgcggcggcggcggcgcggatggaCCCCGAGGCGGCGACGGAGCTGGCGCGGAAGGGCGTCACCCTCCTTCTCCTCGACGTGCCCCAGCACACCATCCTCGGCCTCGACACGCAGGTAGCGCTGTTCTGATATCGctcgtccatggttgcgtcgattGGTTAAGGGCTTGACACCCAAGTGCTTCTTCAGGTGTTCTCGGTCGGTCCCAGGTTCAAAGGGATCAAGATGGTGCCTCCAGGGCCGCATTTCGTCTACTACTGCTCCCCCAGCAggtagaaaacatgcttcagtaaTAATACTACAGTCAATTCCTTTTCTTTTTGGGTAGTAGTGATTTTGATGCACAGCTGTTCCTAGTATCTCAGAAATTTTTAACTGCTGTAGAAGTATCAGCGGTTTTGGTGAGAATATGCTACAGTCTAGATATGATGCATACCTGTTGTATCGACATATTCATACGAGGGAGGATAAAAACGTGCTTTACGGAGTGTTTGGTTAGCAACGCCATGCTGCCCTTTTGCTGTTCCGTTCCATCCATTAACCTGTTCCTGTGACATCCTGAAAACTATTGTCGATTGTGTTTAGACTCTGAAAATTCATGTGCACGCTTTGGTCATTTTACTCCCAGTTTAACATATTTTCTGATGGTAAACGTGTTTCTGGTATGGATGATGCCATTGTTTCTGATTTCCTGTATTGATTGTTTCGCTGCTATCTACGATTATTGTAGGCACGGGAGCGAGTTTGCACCTACTGTCGGATTCTTTCTTACTACTCACCCATCTGAGGTATCCCCCTGTTATCCCGAAGCAAGTTCAGTGACTTCGTGTGCTGAATGAGCAAGTGCATATCATGTTTTGAGTTTttgtcagttttttttttgtgtgtattGGGACCTGTTCGATAAAAGGATTCAGATGAACTGTTAGATCAATGACTCACATGGCTTGTTATCTGGTTTTGGTAGGGAAATTTAAATAGAATATCAAATCCATGTAAAACTCTACTTTAGAAGTATCTTATCTGGTTTAGATAGGGAAAAAGTGAATATCATATCAATTCAATGTAAAGCATCTACTTTTAAGGGTAGTAATATTAAAATAACTGTATTTCATTTATTTCATCTGTTCCTCTCTATCGTATACTACATGTCGAGTGTTTTGCCTTTCTTTCTTTTAGCGTGAATTGGGaactgatatattatacatatgtaTATCCATGTCTGAATCGGATAGCTCATTTTCAAATAAAGCATAATGTTCCTGTTTATTTATGTATCAAGCTTCACATATCTGTCTATGGAGCGGTGGGGATGGAAAATAGATAGAAAAGTACTATACTTGTAAAACATCAGAACCAAACAAGGATTCTCATTATGTTTTTGAATTTGAGTGGTTGGATATTTTTCTGTCAAGAAATTATAATAATTACACACAGTTAATTACTTTCATGTACTCATCTCCTGCCTTATATGTCCAGGTGGTCGTTCGAAAATGGCATGCTCAAGAGGAGAGATTAGTGAAACTATCAGAAGAGGAGGTTATATGTCGGATTACATTATACTCTTTGATATAGTTTAGGCcacatttttgttttgtgttccCATATTTTGTAACGTATGCATAGTACATCACTTGATATTATATTGGATGAGATGGCAACGGGTGTTAAAAGGCAATATTGCGTTTGGATAACTGGATAAGCATACTGCATTTTGCAAAATATTAGTATGACAGCTCCAAGTCCAGCAGTTGTTGTAGTTCTTGAATTTGGGTCATGCACTGTAACTGTAAAACTCTAGGTGCTAATGTTCGACATGCCTTGTAAATTTAGACATGGAACTTTACAAATAACTTGATAAGAACTCAGAGGATGCATTGCCTCAGTTGGATTAGTAATACGTGTCTAATCCGCTTGTTCTGCACCAGATGATAATTTAATATGATAGACTATACAAAATTTACCTAAGTTATGTTCAAATTGTTTTCCCTGCAGCTGTTGTATTAATAGTATATGAAATACAGATTACGCAAACTGTATGTGTCCGGATGTCTCAAAATCGCAACATATTCAGCATAATTGACCTTCCTGTTATTGACCGAAATAGCATAACAATCCCTTAAAGTGGGGATGCATGTGCTTGATTTCTCTTTGAATGGAATACTAAATTTTGTTTTCTGGTAGGAAATCAGATACTCTGAAGCAGTGAAGCGTTTTGAGTTTGATGATCATCTTGGACCATACAATTTGGATACTTTTGGAGACTGGAAACAACTTTCAAGCTACTTGTCACAAAGTGTCATTGAACGCCTTGGTATGTGTGATGCATTTTCATTTTTTCCTTGTATCCTTAATAGTTATGGAGCAGCCGTACTTATGATATTTTCAATAGAACCAACTAATGAACTAGTGATTATTTGTGTTTGGTTTGTCCAGAGCCAATTGGAGGGGAAATTACAATTGCATTGGAGACATCATGGATGGATAGAGCTCCCCAAACTGATACGGAGAGACGATTGATGGAACAACTTAGAGAAGACAAGTTCGCAAAGATTTCTCCCGCACAGCCTGAGCGGAGAGGATGCTACTACACAACTATCCCTGCTTCGGTTAAGCACAAGAATATCTCTGCGAATGAGCTGACTTTGCTGAATTTGGACAGAGTAATGTTCTTATTATGTTATTTGGCATCATACTCTGGCATAGTTAATCTTATCAGTATGTATCTTGTTTTGTATATTATCTTTTCTCAATCAATTTCCTGGAGCAGTAATTTTTCTGATTTGAGGACATCTTACAATTCAATACTGAAATGTTTGGATGCCGCTACATATGGACATACAACGTGAATTTGAATAGTACAAGCTGCAGTTATAGTTAGTACAGTATCCAGCGGCCATGGAAAAACATGGTTTCCAGCTTTTTGTCCATTTCAATCACATCACCATCACACTGGGTTAACATATTATACCATTATTTGTTGACATGTCTGTTCTACTTCTCAGACAAGCTTGCTGGAGAGTGTTTTGGCCAAAAGCTATCAAGACCAAGAAGATTTGCTCTTGGGAGAGCTGCAGTTCTCTTTCATAGCATTTATGGTACTACAGACCAAACAAAACAATATTTTGAAGATGTCTTATATATGATACAGCTTTATTCTCTAATGTATTATGTATGCGAGCTGTGTAGATGGGGCAGTCACTGGAGGCGTTCATGCAGTGGAAAGCATTAGTCAGTCTTCTTTTGAGCTGTAGCGAAGCTGTAAGTACTATTTTTTTAAATCTCAAACAGAGTTGTAACTCTTGCTCCTTAAATCTTGATGGTTAAATTGTATATACCCCATTCCTCTGTAGTATTACTAATTTACCATTCAGGGTTCGGAAAATCATATGTGAATCAGCTGGCTACCAATGATCCCATTTGACCTTTTTTTGAAAACTGGTCCCATTTGACCTCCTTTTCTATTCAAGGAATAGTAGTAGGTTGGAAGCTAAAGAATGACCGAATTTCAAATTCGAGATATTAAACCAAGTTTCTGAGTGAAAATTGGTACTGACCAGGTTCTGGTATACAACCCCATAACAGTTTAGAAACCACGTGGCATTCAGTCTGTTTACGAATAAATGTTACCTAAATATCTTATACTTGGGCTAAATCTTGTCATGTTGGGTCTAACCTAAATGCTTTTGGTTCCTTTCTTGCCCTTAGTTTGACATTATCTATCAGTGATTTGCTTGCGACCAGGTCTTTTTTACTTCTTTCCTATTTGAAGTGAGAAGGCTAGGCAAGCAACATAATTTGTAGTTTGAACTACCATCTCAGGGAATATATTGGTTTAACTGAGTCATTGTGCTTCTATATGAAATAACTGAGTATGTTGTGTTCAAGTTTAACAGTTCATTATTAATCCGGGTATTTTGATGCGGGGATTGTGGGAAAATGGAATGAAAGAGATCAGGAGATGCACTGCACTTGATAGTTCATGCGATCCTCATGAGAATCTATTGCACATCTGCACTATGTAATACATGCCAGTACATTCTTAGTTGACTCTTTGTTTCTTTCTCCCTGGCAGCCACTTCATGCACGGACACAAATGTTTGTGAAGGTATTCTGTGACcatattttttgtttatttttgtacCTGGGGTATTCTTTGTTGAAGTTATCAGGGGAATGCAGTCAAACCTTAAGGACTAAAAGGAGTTCTGTTTGCCACTTATTTGTTGCGTGCAGTTTATTAGGGTTATTTACTATCAATTCAAGCATGGCTTTCAACGGACACAT contains:
- the LOC124704087 gene encoding protein AAR2 homolog; its protein translation is MDPEAATELARKGVTLLLLDVPQHTILGLDTQVFSVGPRFKGIKMVPPGPHFVYYCSPSRHGSEFAPTVGFFLTTHPSEVVVRKWHAQEERLVKLSEEEEIRYSEAVKRFEFDDHLGPYNLDTFGDWKQLSSYLSQSVIERLEPIGGEITIALETSWMDRAPQTDTERRLMEQLREDKFAKISPAQPERRGCYYTTIPASVKHKNISANELTLLNLDRTSLLESVLAKSYQDQEDLLLGELQFSFIAFMMGQSLEAFMQWKALVSLLLSCSEAPLHARTQMFVKFIRVIYYQFKHGFQRTHDSRSSEDKGNSLFLDEAWFSRDIFLYRLSKDFLAVILEAPVVDGDLLSWARKLKTLLETTFGWDLENSAANLIDEDDEFAPVVVEMDGSS